One stretch of Anabas testudineus chromosome 24, fAnaTes1.2, whole genome shotgun sequence DNA includes these proteins:
- the gtf2h5 gene encoding general transcription factor IIH subunit 5 yields MVNVHKGVLVECDPAMKQFLLYLDETMALGKKFILKDLDDTHVFILAEVVHTLQERVGELMDQNSFPITQK; encoded by the exons ATGGTCAACGTACACAAAGGAGTACTTGTTGAATG TGATCCTGCCATGAAACAGTTCCTCCTCTACCTGGACGAAACGATGGCCTTGGGAAAGAAATTCATCCTCAAGGACCTTGATGACACACACGTTTTCATCCTTGCAGAGGTGGTTCACACCCTCCAGGAAAGAGTTGGTGAATTAATGGACCAGAATTCATTTCCCATCACGCAGAAATAA
- the dynlt1 gene encoding dynein light chain Tctex-type 1 has translation MDDYQTEEETGFVVDEVSKIIKESIEATIGKNTYQHSRVNQWTTSVVEQCLSQLSKMGKPFKYIATCIIMQKNGAGLQTASTCFWDNSTDGSCAVRWENKSMYCIVSVFGLSI, from the exons ATGGACGATtatcagacagaagaagag ACTGGGTTCGTCGTTGATGAAGtgagcaaaataataaaagag TCAATAGAAGCAACCATAGGAAAAAATACCTACCAGCACAGCAGAGTGAATCAGTGGACGACCAGTGTAGTGGAGCAGTGCCTCAGTCAACTCAGCAAGATGGGAAAGCCTTTCAAATATATTG CAACTTGTATTATCATGCAAAAAAACGGAGCAGGTTTGCAGACAGCCAGCACATGCTTCTGGGACAACTCTACTGAtg GAAGTTGTGCAGTGAGATGGGAAAACAAGTCTATGTACTGTATCGTCAGTGTTTTTGGGCTGTCCATCTGA